A portion of the Lysinibacillus timonensis genome contains these proteins:
- a CDS encoding Na(+)/H(+) antiporter subunit B, with amino-acid sequence MKVNNVILQFTAKIVFFIIFFFAVNIFFAGHYTPGGGFVGGLVTASAIVLLIIAFDLNTVQKLLPINYIFVVAVGLILSLGTASFSMFVGQPFFTHFFDYFYLPLFGKTSLHTAALFDLGVYLVVVGVTMTIIQTIGEDE; translated from the coding sequence ATGAAAGTAAATAACGTCATTTTGCAGTTCACCGCCAAAATCGTCTTTTTCATTATTTTCTTCTTTGCTGTTAATATATTCTTTGCAGGACACTATACACCTGGTGGAGGATTTGTTGGCGGTTTAGTGACAGCAAGTGCAATCGTATTATTAATCATTGCATTTGATTTAAATACGGTTCAAAAGCTTCTTCCGATTAACTATATTTTCGTTGTTGCAGTAGGCTTAATATTATCACTAGGAACAGCATCGTTTTCGATGTTTGTAGGGCAACCGTTCTTTACCCATTTCTTTGATTATTTTTATTTGCCTTTGTTCGGGAAGACTTCACTTCATACTGCAGCATTATTCGACTTAGGTGTTTATTTGGTTGTTGTCGGCGTTACGATGACCATTATTCAAACGATCGGGGAGGATGAATAA
- a CDS encoding Na(+)/H(+) antiporter subunit C yields MEIVMAFVCGFLFMSAIYLILSRSLLRIIIGTGLLSHGAHLLILTMGGFGGNNPPVLADGVTEYVDPLPQALILTAIVISFGVTAFFLVLAYRAYQELKTDDMTQLKGSENNE; encoded by the coding sequence ATGGAAATAGTTATGGCTTTTGTTTGTGGGTTTTTATTTATGTCAGCAATCTATTTAATATTATCTAGAAGTTTACTTAGAATTATTATTGGTACTGGGCTATTGAGTCACGGAGCTCACTTATTAATACTTACAATGGGCGGCTTCGGGGGAAACAATCCTCCTGTGTTAGCCGATGGAGTAACGGAATATGTTGACCCACTTCCTCAGGCATTAATTTTAACAGCTATTGTTATTAGTTTTGGTGTAACAGCATTCTTCCTAGTATTGGCATATCGTGCTTATCAAGAGTTAAAAACGGATGATATGACACAATTGAAAGGAAGTGAAAATAATGAGTAA
- a CDS encoding Na+/H+ antiporter subunit D, with the protein MSNFLLLPIIIPFFFGMILMFGQKQLKYQRITTLLGLIISIICAFVLIVDVYENGPQTVTFGSWPVPFGITMVSDMVSALLVLTTLVLTFFIVWYGFGSIGKERERFFFYPGVMFIVTGVNGAFTTGDIFNLFVFFEVLLMASYLLIVLGGEKAQLRESIKYILINVISSALFVITVAYLYSVIGTLNMADISVKIAEINQPGILTVIAILFLLVFGMKAAIFPLYFWLPSAYAAPPIPVLALFGALLTKVGVYAIMRTYTLFFTHDLSYTHELLLVLAIITIVAGSIGALAHFDVKQIIIYNIVIAVGVILYGVAQMNEVALEGAVFYLIHDMIIKAALFMLIGIVIYVTGTTNLRKMGGLMKKYPALGWFYLIAALGLAGVPPLSGFIGKLLIVQGGFQAGNNWTSIFILASSLVVLLSVIRIFIYAFWGEQGQLSNEMNKTTYNHLFVPTILLVLLSILYGVGTEIIMPFMDEASKVLSDPSVYNDAVLKGGE; encoded by the coding sequence ATGAGTAACTTTCTTTTGTTACCTATTATTATTCCATTCTTCTTCGGAATGATTTTAATGTTTGGCCAAAAGCAATTAAAGTATCAACGAATAACAACACTATTAGGTTTGATTATTTCAATCATTTGTGCTTTCGTATTAATTGTTGATGTATATGAAAACGGCCCCCAAACCGTAACATTCGGAAGTTGGCCAGTGCCGTTTGGTATTACAATGGTATCGGACATGGTTTCGGCTTTATTGGTATTAACTACACTAGTGCTTACATTCTTTATTGTATGGTATGGATTTGGATCCATTGGTAAAGAACGTGAAAGATTTTTCTTCTACCCTGGCGTCATGTTTATCGTTACAGGGGTTAATGGTGCATTTACTACAGGTGATATTTTTAACCTATTTGTATTTTTCGAAGTACTCTTAATGGCTTCCTACTTGTTAATTGTATTAGGTGGGGAAAAAGCTCAACTTCGAGAATCCATTAAATATATTTTAATTAACGTAATTTCATCAGCACTATTTGTTATTACTGTTGCTTATTTATATTCTGTAATCGGTACATTAAATATGGCAGATATTTCAGTGAAAATTGCAGAAATCAACCAACCTGGTATTCTTACAGTCATTGCCATACTATTCTTATTAGTATTCGGGATGAAAGCAGCTATTTTCCCACTTTACTTCTGGTTACCTAGTGCTTATGCTGCACCACCGATACCAGTGCTCGCGCTATTCGGTGCTCTATTAACAAAGGTTGGAGTATACGCAATTATGCGTACTTATACTCTATTCTTTACGCACGATCTTTCATATACACACGAATTATTACTTGTGCTAGCTATCATTACTATTGTTGCTGGAAGTATTGGTGCACTTGCCCACTTCGATGTTAAACAAATTATCATTTATAACATCGTCATTGCAGTTGGTGTTATTTTATATGGTGTTGCGCAAATGAATGAAGTGGCTCTTGAAGGTGCAGTATTTTATTTAATACACGATATGATTATTAAAGCTGCATTGTTTATGTTGATAGGTATTGTCATTTACGTAACTGGTACGACAAATTTGAGGAAAATGGGCGGGTTAATGAAAAAATATCCAGCTTTAGGATGGTTTTATTTAATCGCAGCTCTCGGCTTAGCTGGTGTTCCCCCGTTAAGTGGGTTTATTGGTAAGCTATTAATTGTACAAGGTGGGTTCCAAGCAGGAAATAACTGGACAAGTATTTTTATATTGGCCTCAAGTTTAGTTGTTTTACTTTCTGTTATTCGAATATTTATATATGCGTTTTGGGGTGAGCAAGGTCAGCTCTCAAACGAAATGAATAAGACAACCTACAACCATCTATTCGTCCCAACCATACTTTTAGTATTATTATCAATCCTATATGGGGTAGGAACTGAGATCATTATGCCATTTATGGATGAAGCTTCAAAAGTTCTATCTGATCCTTCAGTTTATAATGATGCAGTGTTGAAAGGAGGAGAATAA
- a CDS encoding Na+/H+ antiporter subunit E, with translation MSFQILLNIFLAFLLMFLTSNYSPSGFVIGYLLGLLALLALRKFFNSRLYVGRVWAIIKLIILFIKELVLANISVLVLVIKPKLQMQPAFFKYDTKLTSDWEITLLSALITLTPGTVVVHVSDDSKSLYIHVIDSNDIDETIDSIKNSFEKAILEVSRS, from the coding sequence ATGTCCTTTCAAATCTTACTTAATATATTCTTAGCATTTCTTTTAATGTTTTTAACATCAAATTATTCACCATCAGGCTTTGTAATAGGCTATTTACTTGGTTTACTAGCGCTCCTAGCCTTACGGAAGTTCTTTAATTCTAGACTATATGTTGGTCGAGTTTGGGCGATTATTAAATTGATTATTCTCTTTATTAAAGAGTTAGTTTTAGCAAATATTTCTGTGCTTGTACTAGTTATAAAACCTAAACTACAAATGCAGCCAGCATTTTTTAAATATGATACTAAATTAACTTCGGATTGGGAAATCACACTTCTGTCGGCGTTAATTACATTAACTCCTGGTACGGTCGTTGTTCATGTGTCAGATGATTCTAAATCTTTATATATCCATGTGATAGATAGTAACGATATCGATGAAACAATTGATTCGATTAAAAATTCCTTTGAAAAGGCAATATTGGAGGTGAGCCGCTCGTGA
- a CDS encoding Na(+)/H(+) antiporter subunit F1 produces the protein MTYFIWTAIVIIALSMIALLFRVVKGPTPSDRVIALDALGIALICLVGLFSILVDTSFFLEIILLLAILSFIGTIAFSKFIEKGDIITRDDSR, from the coding sequence GTGACATATTTTATTTGGACTGCAATCGTCATTATTGCGTTATCCATGATTGCCTTACTTTTCCGTGTTGTGAAAGGGCCTACCCCGTCTGATAGAGTCATAGCGTTAGATGCATTAGGTATAGCTCTCATATGTTTAGTAGGGCTGTTCTCTATTCTAGTAGATACAAGCTTCTTCCTTGAGATTATTTTGCTTTTAGCGATACTCTCTTTCATTGGAACCATTGCCTTCTCTAAATTTATAGAGAAAGGAGATATCATAACTCGTGACGATTCTCGCTAA
- the mnhG gene encoding monovalent cation/H(+) antiporter subunit G produces the protein MTILANILVVFFIAAGLLFTVVAAIGIIRLPDLYSRSHAASKSSTLGVMCILLGVFFHFWLNEGHFNPAILLGVLFLFITGPVGAHIMGRSSYIAGVKPWSGTIRDDLKNELERMKKEQNIK, from the coding sequence GTGACGATTCTCGCTAATATACTTGTTGTTTTCTTTATTGCCGCTGGTTTATTATTTACTGTAGTTGCAGCCATTGGTATAATTCGATTACCCGATTTATATTCAAGATCACATGCAGCTTCGAAAAGTTCAACTTTAGGAGTTATGTGTATTTTACTAGGTGTGTTCTTTCACTTTTGGCTCAATGAAGGGCATTTTAACCCTGCGATTCTTTTAGGTGTTTTATTTTTGTTCATCACTGGACCTGTGGGTGCACATATCATGGGACGTTCTTCATATATTGCAGGAGTGAAACCGTGGTCAGGTACAATTCGAGATGATTTGAAAAATGAATTGGAAAGAATGAAAAAAGAGCAAAATATTAAATAA
- a CDS encoding leucyl aminopeptidase, producing MKMIKESKEFQQITSELLIVGVRKNSDQIPGWDHFISFFGTEIEEWIKSGDIDTNQKILTRIPYNGSNNNLKRILFVGLGDQKKLTEEVLRQSFGLVGKELKKMKASNYAIWLESFTAAPIDENDISHISAEGIGLGFYTIPHYKTTINEPDVFLESVEFVTKADIDEVFASFHVGKVYAESVNEARTLINTPPNLLTAPDLAEYARRLANEYDFEVEILTKAELEELGMGGILAVNQGSSIEPRLITLKYKATDEWENVIGLIGKGVTYDTGGYSIKSKTGMVGMKGDMGGAAAVLGAMKIVGELRPEQNVVAVIGATDNMISSNAMKPDDVITTYSGKTVEVLNSDAEGRLVLADAVTYAKQQGANYLIDVATLTGGVITALGYDKTGALSNNEAFFDAFIEASIETGEFVWGMPLTENDKKRIRKSDVADLNNSPGSDGHMIFGGGFVGEFVEGTPWIHLDIAGTSESKNGNDLGPKGGTGVMVRTLATFIERFSDLMHERNSF from the coding sequence ATGAAAATGATTAAGGAATCTAAAGAATTTCAACAAATTACATCAGAGTTATTAATCGTAGGGGTGAGAAAAAACTCTGACCAAATTCCAGGATGGGACCATTTTATATCGTTTTTTGGAACAGAAATAGAAGAATGGATAAAATCAGGGGATATTGATACAAATCAAAAAATATTAACCAGAATTCCTTACAATGGTTCAAATAACAATTTGAAAAGAATCTTATTTGTAGGTTTGGGGGATCAAAAAAAGTTAACTGAGGAAGTTCTGCGACAATCCTTTGGGTTGGTAGGTAAAGAACTTAAAAAGATGAAAGCAAGTAATTATGCCATTTGGCTTGAGTCTTTTACCGCAGCTCCTATCGATGAGAATGATATATCACATATTTCTGCAGAAGGTATTGGTTTAGGGTTTTATACAATTCCACATTATAAAACGACAATAAACGAACCTGATGTATTTTTAGAATCAGTAGAATTTGTAACAAAAGCTGATATAGATGAGGTGTTTGCAAGTTTTCATGTTGGAAAAGTATACGCTGAGTCGGTAAACGAGGCGAGAACTTTAATTAACACACCCCCAAATCTTTTAACTGCCCCTGATCTTGCTGAGTATGCAAGAAGACTAGCAAATGAATATGACTTTGAAGTGGAAATTCTAACGAAAGCAGAACTAGAAGAACTAGGAATGGGCGGTATATTAGCAGTCAACCAAGGGTCTTCCATTGAACCTCGCCTGATTACGCTTAAATACAAAGCAACAGATGAATGGGAAAATGTCATAGGTTTAATCGGTAAAGGTGTAACTTATGATACGGGTGGTTATTCAATTAAGTCAAAAACGGGTATGGTTGGTATGAAGGGTGACATGGGGGGCGCAGCTGCTGTATTAGGAGCTATGAAAATTGTAGGTGAACTCCGACCAGAACAAAATGTAGTCGCAGTAATTGGAGCAACTGATAATATGATTTCAAGTAATGCAATGAAACCAGATGATGTAATCACAACTTATAGTGGTAAAACTGTAGAAGTGTTAAACTCTGATGCAGAAGGTCGTCTTGTTTTAGCTGATGCTGTCACTTATGCGAAGCAACAAGGAGCGAATTATTTAATTGATGTTGCTACTTTAACTGGCGGAGTTATCACAGCCCTTGGATATGATAAAACAGGTGCTCTTTCAAACAATGAGGCATTTTTCGATGCATTTATTGAAGCAAGTATCGAAACGGGAGAATTTGTATGGGGGATGCCTTTAACTGAAAACGATAAAAAGCGCATTCGCAAGTCTGATGTGGCTGATTTAAATAATTCACCGGGTAGTGACGGACATATGATATTCGGTGGAGGGTTTGTAGGAGAGTTTGTAGAAGGAACTCCATGGATTCATTTAGATATTGCAGGCACTTCAGAGTCTAAAAACGGCAATGATTTAGGACCAAAAGGCGGTACTGGTGTTATGGTCAGAACATTGGCTACGTTTATTGAACGTTTTTCAGATTTGATGCATGAACGTAACAGTTTTTAA
- a CDS encoding divergent PAP2 family protein yields the protein MALLQNTPLLLAIFSILFAQFIKVPIHFILTKKVDWSLMTSTGGMPSSHSAAVSSLATAVGFETGLNSPTFAVAAMFAGIVMYDASGVRYQAGQHAAILNQIRDDLYVFFREISRWPDKNEKEHQDLKTLLGHKPSEVLSGATTGILIAIIFYNFIG from the coding sequence TTGGCTCTTTTACAGAATACACCTTTATTATTAGCAATATTTTCAATTCTGTTTGCTCAATTTATTAAAGTACCAATTCATTTTATCCTAACGAAAAAAGTAGATTGGTCTTTAATGACTTCAACAGGAGGAATGCCTAGCTCCCATTCTGCTGCTGTTTCAAGTTTAGCCACTGCGGTTGGATTCGAAACTGGCTTAAACTCCCCTACCTTTGCAGTAGCTGCTATGTTTGCAGGTATCGTTATGTATGATGCAAGTGGTGTACGTTATCAGGCTGGACAACACGCCGCGATTTTGAACCAAATTCGAGATGATCTCTATGTATTTTTCAGAGAAATCTCACGTTGGCCTGACAAAAATGAAAAAGAACACCAAGATCTTAAAACATTACTTGGCCATAAGCCTAGTGAAGTATTATCAGGTGCTACAACAGGTATTCTTATTGCCATCATTTTTTATAACTTTATCGGATAA
- a CDS encoding YuiB family protein, which yields MSGPVSVVQLIISIVLFFVMFFGIGFLLNMLLRMTWLMAILYPIVVIFIIDEVSFLDYIFKPGMAFPALGEKITSLQIVDISILLGGLAGAIVAGFVMIFLRKSGYRMF from the coding sequence ATGAGCGGTCCAGTTTCTGTAGTACAGCTAATCATTTCAATCGTACTATTTTTTGTCATGTTTTTTGGTATAGGGTTTTTATTAAACATGCTTCTTCGTATGACATGGTTAATGGCGATTCTTTACCCAATCGTTGTCATTTTTATTATCGATGAAGTTAGTTTCTTAGATTATATATTTAAACCCGGAATGGCTTTTCCAGCTTTAGGGGAAAAGATAACTTCACTCCAAATTGTTGATATTTCAATCTTACTTGGGGGATTAGCCGGAGCAATTGTGGCTGGTTTTGTCATGATCTTCTTAAGAAAAAGTGGATATCGAATGTTCTAA
- a CDS encoding NUDIX domain-containing protein, with product MKAERGKVWLGVAGVVINSAGEWLVVNKKYSGLKGVWSLPAGFVQFGETADEAVVREIKEETGIDCQVSGLIGFRTGVIRHDISDNMAIFFCELNDENQEITIQEEELAEAKWLTVDEIVNGGQSSVMLREMASHKLKNYQLFKKEGINPGDIFEYSAYKLFFNK from the coding sequence TTGAAAGCTGAACGTGGGAAGGTTTGGTTAGGGGTTGCTGGTGTTGTCATCAATTCTGCAGGAGAATGGCTTGTTGTAAACAAAAAATATAGCGGGTTAAAAGGGGTTTGGTCTCTTCCAGCAGGGTTTGTACAATTTGGTGAGACTGCAGATGAAGCCGTAGTTAGAGAGATAAAAGAAGAAACAGGTATTGATTGTCAAGTAAGTGGGTTAATCGGTTTTCGAACAGGCGTCATTCGTCATGATATTAGCGACAATATGGCCATTTTTTTCTGTGAATTAAATGATGAAAATCAAGAAATCACCATTCAAGAGGAAGAGTTAGCGGAAGCGAAATGGCTGACGGTAGACGAGATTGTCAATGGTGGACAATCATCGGTTATGTTAAGGGAGATGGCTAGTCACAAATTAAAAAATTATCAACTTTTTAAAAAAGAAGGAATTAACCCCGGTGATATTTTTGAATACTCAGCTTATAAGCTATTTTTTAATAAATAA